The DNA sequence GAGAAACCGCTCCTTATAGCTGAGCCCCGACCGTCCGCGCCGCGCGGGATCCTCTGCCCCCCGCGCCCGGAACCCCTGGGAGGAAGCCGAACCTCGCCGCGTCGGGGTCGTGGGGCCCCGCGCGCCCCGGTCGCGGGTCCGGGTCGGCCCGACCGGAGCCCGGGGCGCCGGGGGGCTGTAAAGTATTAAATGGGGGAAGCGTCATCGCAGACCCTCGTCATCCTCGGGTGATCCTCCATGTCGAAGCGCACCAAGAAGGCGAAGTCGGTCGGCCGTTTCGGAACCCGGTACGGCGTCCGCATCCGCCGGCGCATCCGCGAGATCGAGGTCCGCCAGCACGCGGAGCACACGTGCCCGAGCTGCGCCGCCCCGAAGGTCGCGCGCGTCTCGACCGGCATCTGGGCCTGCGACAAGTGCGGTCACAAGTTCGCCGGCGGCGCCTACGTCCCCGAGACCCCCGCGTTCAAGACGAGCCAGCGCCAGCTGCGCGAAATCCTCGAGGGCAAGGTCCCCGCCGAGGTCGCCGCGCTCGCGCCCCCCGCGGAGGAGTGACGTTGGACTACCGTTGCGGGAAGTGCCGTCGCAACGTCGAGTTCGACGCGAACAACATCGGCATGCGCTGCCCCTACTGCGGCTCCAAGGTCTTCTACAAGGAGCGCCCGACCGTCGCGAAGAAGGTCGTCGCCCGGTGAGCCGCGTGGCGCCCCGAGCGCCGCATGCGGCCACCCTCGTTTTCGAAGCCCCGAGCGAAGCGGAGGCCGCGGCGCTCGCGGGGGCCCTCGGCCCCGAGGTCGGCGACGAGGTTCCGAAGACGCGGGGCGCCCTCGCCCGCGACGGCGCGCGCGTGACCCTCGACCTCGCCGCCGAGGACGTCCCCTCGCTTCGCGCCGCCGTCAACTCCTACCTGCGCTGGGCGCGCACCGCGCTCGACGCGGCGGCCGCCGCGCGACGCCCGTGAGTCCGAGGGATTAAAGAGCCGGCGCGCCATGCCGGCCGCATGGCCGCGGACATCCCGCCCCAGCTCCAGAACCAGCTCCGCCAGCTCCAGGAGCTGCAGCAGCAGGCCCAGGTCGTCATCCAGCAGCGCGGCCAGATCGAGGCCCAGCTGCGCGAGGTCGAGCGCACGCTCGAGGAGCTCGCGAAGCTCGAGGCGGGCGCCACGCTCTACCGCAGCGTCGGGAGCCTCCTCATCCGCGTGAAGGACGCGGAGACCCTCAAGAAGGACCTGGAGGAGCAGAAGGAGACGATGGACGTCCGCCTCCAATCCGCGAAGCGTCAGGAGACGCGCCTGCGGGAGCGGCTCACGTCGCTCCAGCGGGAGCTGCAGGCCGCCCTCGGCGGCCCCGGCGAGGGCTGAAGCCGGGCGCGCGCGGCCGGTCGCGTCCGGCCGCCTCCGCCCGGGGTGGCCGCCCCCGTCGCGGCGCTTGGACGGTGCATCCGGAACGCTTAACTGGAGTCGGCCCCACGAAGCGCCCGCCGTGCCTGCCTGTCATCGCGACGGATTCACAGGGTCTAAATACCCACATTTATATCCACGCGCGACAGCCGCCCCGGGTTTCGGCTGCTGGTGAGCGTCATGGAGAAGCCTGCCCGCGTCGCGTTCCTATTCACCTTGCTCCTCGTCGTCTCCGCGATGCCGCTCGCGGGGGCCGAGCCCTACAAGCCCGCTCCGGGCGCCGTGAGCACCACGACGGCCGACCAGGCCATCTCGTCGCTCGCCCTCGACGCGACGGGCCGCTTCGGCCTCGTCGGCGTCACGCCGAACCCCCTGCCCGTCATCCCCGGCCAGATCGCGTACGACCTGTACGCCTTCGACATGACCCGGGGACGCGTCTGGGAAGGCCACCACCTGCCCACGAACCGCACGAACCAGCCCCAGATCGTGAAGGCCGCCGCGCCCCGCTCGCCGGCCGACAGCGCGCTCTTCGTCGTCGCGGGCCCCGGCAACCTCCTCAGCCTGTGGTCCACGACGCGCGGCGGGACCCCCATCTGGGAAGCCCGCATCGGCCCGAACCACATCCCCGGCCTCACGGCCATCAACGACGTCGCGATCAGCCAGGATGGCCGCTCGATCTACATCGCGGCCGCCGTGGGCCA is a window from the Candidatus Thermoplasmatota archaeon genome containing:
- a CDS encoding 50S ribosomal protein L37ae, with the protein product MSKRTKKAKSVGRFGTRYGVRIRRRIREIEVRQHAEHTCPSCAAPKVARVSTGIWACDKCGHKFAGGAYVPETPAFKTSQRQLREILEGKVPAEVAALAPPAEE
- a CDS encoding DNA-directed RNA polymerase subunit P; the encoded protein is MDYRCGKCRRNVEFDANNIGMRCPYCGSKVFYKERPTVAKKVVAR
- a CDS encoding KEOPS complex subunit Pcc1, with translation MSRVAPRAPHAATLVFEAPSEAEAAALAGALGPEVGDEVPKTRGALARDGARVTLDLAAEDVPSLRAAVNSYLRWARTALDAAAAARRP
- a CDS encoding prefoldin subunit beta; translated protein: MAADIPPQLQNQLRQLQELQQQAQVVIQQRGQIEAQLREVERTLEELAKLEAGATLYRSVGSLLIRVKDAETLKKDLEEQKETMDVRLQSAKRQETRLRERLTSLQRELQAALGGPGEG